In Terriglobales bacterium, a genomic segment contains:
- a CDS encoding TonB-dependent receptor, producing the protein MPVRWSFVVCLMLACVQPHSLTAQTAEDEKAATALPVVLQTIDVTATIEPDVQRRRLRENEANRDDQLLQVVGAGISAGQHEGGGKSLEVRRFGFNLDHGGVSGGLKVLVDDVQQNQATQGHGQGYLGQLKTLTPELVEEVEVINGPFRAEYGDFSGLGIVHIRQRESLGDRLTVRLQGGSFGGLRTFLGWSPEMRSGAAFLAYEGSRTDGPFENPLGYRRHNFTGNYTWKPDGEQALSIKFNAGTNRFHSSGQIPLDEVARGNLDRFGFIDPELGGRGRSGTLGLYYKCDFADGSALRLDGFVSRSLFDLYSNFTFFLNDPVQGDEIQQHDSRLIEGVNGQYLHAWKLFGQPALLVAGGNLHANQIRVGLFPSAGRQPRGATTLAHADVFNVAGYMQQSVELAGGRLHLDGGLRYDWFRLDVEDRLTPTLSGTEGSGRAQPKANLAFTPSRRVPLTLHVNYGRGIASQDARGVVRDASGPRLSTTDFYQAGLSSPWWRVSVSADLFLIDRSHEQVYIPDNGTIQFRGPSRAYGFEFKNSVRITRRLGLTSGITRVGNAFYRGTAPREYVASAPHAVANAGITLSDWRGWSGWLRYRYGNGYRLDTLDPAIRATGYGVLDLGLTRKLRHDLDLNLAVDNLTDKKYYETQNHFESRVHPGEEARTRTHGTPGYPVAVTVGLTFRLGK; encoded by the coding sequence ATGCCGGTTCGCTGGTCCTTCGTCGTCTGCCTGATGCTGGCATGCGTGCAGCCTCATTCGCTCACCGCGCAGACGGCGGAGGATGAGAAGGCAGCAACGGCGCTCCCTGTTGTGCTCCAAACGATAGACGTGACGGCCACGATCGAGCCGGATGTCCAGCGCCGCCGCCTGCGCGAGAACGAGGCCAACCGTGACGACCAGTTACTTCAGGTCGTGGGCGCGGGCATCAGCGCCGGGCAGCACGAAGGCGGAGGGAAGTCGCTGGAGGTGCGGCGCTTCGGATTCAACCTGGATCATGGCGGCGTCTCCGGCGGGCTGAAGGTGCTGGTGGACGACGTGCAGCAGAACCAGGCCACACAGGGGCACGGGCAGGGCTACCTCGGACAACTCAAGACCCTGACGCCGGAGCTGGTGGAAGAAGTGGAGGTCATCAACGGGCCGTTCCGCGCGGAATACGGCGATTTCTCCGGACTGGGCATCGTGCACATCCGCCAGCGCGAGAGCCTGGGCGACCGGCTGACCGTGCGGCTGCAAGGCGGATCCTTCGGAGGCCTGCGAACGTTCCTGGGATGGAGCCCGGAGATGCGCTCCGGGGCTGCTTTTCTGGCGTACGAAGGCTCGCGTACCGATGGACCGTTTGAGAATCCATTGGGCTACCGGCGGCACAACTTCACCGGAAATTACACCTGGAAGCCGGATGGCGAGCAGGCGCTCAGCATCAAGTTCAACGCCGGGACAAACCGCTTTCACTCCTCCGGGCAGATTCCGCTGGACGAGGTCGCCAGGGGGAACCTGGACCGCTTCGGATTCATCGATCCTGAGCTCGGAGGGCGCGGGAGAAGCGGCACGCTGGGCCTCTACTACAAATGCGATTTCGCCGACGGCTCCGCGCTGCGCCTTGACGGCTTCGTTTCGCGCTCCCTCTTTGACCTTTATTCCAACTTCACGTTCTTTCTGAATGACCCGGTGCAGGGCGATGAGATTCAGCAGCATGACTCGAGGCTCATCGAAGGCGTGAACGGGCAGTATCTGCATGCATGGAAGCTCTTCGGGCAGCCGGCGCTGCTCGTGGCCGGCGGGAACCTGCACGCCAACCAGATCCGCGTTGGACTGTTCCCCAGCGCAGGCCGCCAGCCCAGGGGTGCGACGACGCTGGCGCACGCCGATGTGTTCAACGTTGCGGGCTACATGCAGCAGAGCGTGGAACTGGCCGGCGGGCGGCTGCATCTGGACGGCGGCCTGCGATACGACTGGTTCCGCCTCGACGTGGAGGACAGGCTGACCCCGACGCTTTCGGGTACCGAAGGATCGGGACGCGCCCAGCCCAAGGCGAATCTGGCGTTCACACCGTCACGGCGAGTGCCGCTGACGTTGCACGTCAACTACGGCCGCGGCATCGCGAGCCAGGACGCGCGCGGCGTGGTGCGGGATGCATCCGGCCCCAGGCTTTCGACCACCGACTTCTACCAGGCGGGCCTGTCCAGCCCATGGTGGCGCGTGTCGGTGAGCGCCGACTTGTTTCTGATCGACCGCTCGCACGAGCAGGTGTACATTCCAGACAACGGTACGATTCAGTTCCGCGGGCCGAGCCGCGCTTATGGGTTCGAGTTCAAGAACTCGGTGCGGATCACTCGCCGGCTGGGGCTGACCTCCGGTATCACGCGCGTTGGGAATGCGTTCTATCGCGGTACGGCGCCTCGGGAGTACGTAGCTTCGGCGCCCCACGCCGTGGCCAACGCCGGAATCACGCTCTCCGACTGGCGAGGCTGGAGCGGGTGGCTGCGCTATCGCTACGGTAACGGCTACCGGCTGGACACACTCGACCCTGCAATCCGTGCGACTGGCTACGGCGTGCTCGACCTGGGCCTGACGCGCAAGCTCCGCCACGATCTCGACCTGAACCTGGCGGTCGACAATCTTACCGACAAGAAGTACTACGAGACGCAGAACCATTTCGAATCACGCGTGCATCCGGGCGAGGAAGCCAGGACCAGAACCCACGGCACTCCAGGGTATCCTGTCGCTGTAACAGTCGGTCTCACGTTCCGCTTAGGAAAATAG
- a CDS encoding dolichyl-phosphate beta-glucosyltransferase, which translates to MHYSIIIPAYNESERITATLDKVLAYLEQQRWDAEVLVVNDGSRDPTPAIVRDYASRHARVRLLENPGNRGKGYSVRHGMMEAKGDLLLFSDADLSSPIYEAPKLFDALTAGADVAIGSRWLQRELQTERQPLYRQFFGRVFNLMLHALLGLPFKDTQCGFKAFTRRAAAAIFPLQRIERWGFDPELLFLARKLGFTVREVPVEWAHDERSKIHPLRDGLAIFLEMLRIRWNDVRGRYRQ; encoded by the coding sequence TTGCACTACAGCATCATCATTCCCGCCTACAACGAGAGCGAGCGCATCACCGCCACGCTCGACAAGGTCTTGGCCTATCTCGAGCAGCAGCGTTGGGACGCCGAGGTGCTGGTAGTCAACGACGGCTCCCGCGACCCGACGCCCGCCATCGTGCGCGACTATGCCAGCCGGCATGCGCGCGTCCGCCTGCTCGAGAATCCCGGTAACCGCGGCAAGGGCTACAGTGTGCGTCATGGCATGATGGAAGCGAAAGGCGACCTCTTGCTGTTCAGCGACGCCGATCTGTCATCGCCCATCTACGAAGCGCCCAAGCTCTTCGACGCGCTCACCGCCGGCGCCGACGTCGCCATCGGCTCGCGCTGGCTCCAGCGCGAGCTCCAGACCGAGCGCCAGCCTCTCTACCGCCAGTTCTTCGGGCGCGTCTTCAACCTCATGCTGCACGCCCTTCTCGGCCTGCCCTTCAAAGACACGCAGTGCGGCTTCAAGGCCTTCACCCGCCGCGCCGCTGCGGCCATCTTCCCGCTGCAGCGCATCGAGCGCTGGGGCTTCGATCCTGAACTTCTGTTTCTTGCCCGGAAGCTCGGCTTCACCGTGCGCGAAGTGCCCGTCGAGTGGGCCCACGACGAGCGCTCCAAGATCCATCCCCTCCGGGACGGCCTCGCCATCTTTCTCGAGATGTTGAGGATTCGCTGGAATGATGTGCGCGGAAGGTATAGGCAATAA